The proteins below come from a single Myxocyprinus asiaticus isolate MX2 ecotype Aquarium Trade chromosome 28, UBuf_Myxa_2, whole genome shotgun sequence genomic window:
- the LOC127418984 gene encoding uncharacterized protein LOC127418984 has translation MAANVRDAENNVSEATMTPAVTSTSTVAGGGRTYRINANWLKMFPWLEFENNVMFCEYCRGQKQVGNSSFVSGNPHLKRDSVAKHNISRWHIQCRDLYLSRQEKPSGMVSGALRRQVLLSEEEKRRQLKIKIDIAYFIAKEEEPFVKFGPLIRLHHKNGVDIDPTYDNDVRCAKMIGQIADIMRESLSAKLKAVKYLAVLIDGDTDISNTECVIVYVRLLEDGKPVNLLVGQQTLEYSHATDYSWQY, from the exons ATGGCGGCTAACGTTAGGGATGCAGAGAACAACGTTAGCGAAGCTACCATGACCCCCGCTGTCACTTCAACATCCACTGTAGCCGGTGGAGGGAGAACATATAGAATCAATGCGAATTGGCTCAAAATGTTCCCATGGCTAGAGTTCGAAAACAACGTCATGTTCTGCGAATATTGTAGAGGGCAGAAACAGGTGGGCAACTCGTCCTTCGTGTCAGGAAACCCGCATCTGAAAAGAGATAGCGTAGCGAAACATAACATCTCGCGGTGGCATATCCAGTGCAGAGATCTGTACCTGTCGAGACAGGAGAAACCATCAGGCATGGTGTCAGGAGCCTTGAGGAGACAAGTGCTGCTGTCTGAGGAGGAGAAGAGGAGGCAGCTGAAAATAAAGATAGACATTGCATACTTCATTGCGAAAGAAGAAGAACCTTTCGTCAAATTTGGGCCACTTATTAGACTCCACCACAAAAACGGAGTTGACATTGATCCCACATATGACAATGATGTAAGATGTGCGAAGATGATCGGTCAAATTGCTGACATTATGAGAGAGAGCCTGTCAGCGAAGCTGAAAGCTGTGAAATATCTTGCCGTTCTAATAGACGGAGACACTGATATATCCAACACCGAATGCGTGATTGTCTACGTACGCTTGTTGGAGGATGGGAAGCCAGTCAATCTCCTGGTCGGACAACAGACCCTTGAGTACTCCCATGCCACTG ACTACAGCTGGCAATACTGA